The genomic region CAGTCATGAGCAAGATTATTGGAAAATAAAAGAAAATTGTGTAAAATTACACTATACTATGAATGAAGGATGAGATATATGACAAGGGATGAAATTATTTTACTTATTTCAGAGAAGTTAAAGCTTATACGTACGGAAGCGAACTATACACAAGATAAAATGGCTGAAATTATTGGAATCTCTAAAAAAACACTCGTTCAAATTGAAAAAGGTCGTATTGAAGCAAGTTGGACAGTCGTCATTGCCGTTTGTGCAATCTTCAGAGAAAGCACGATAGTGCAAAACACGTTGGGGGGCGATCCGTTAGAAGTAATTGAAACCGTCGTCCGTGAAGGAATTGATTATCGGAAGGAAAAAACACTTGGTGGTAAAGTGTGGTGGCGAGAAATTGAACGGAAGAATGGGTATGTTCTTCAGCAAAACGTCATCAGCCAACATTACCGTATTTTAGATGATGAAAACTATCGAATTTATAGTAGTTTTTCAAAAGAGGGAGCTTTTAAACGATTAGATGAACTCGTTCTCGATGAACGGAAGGAATAAGATAAAAAGGGGTGTGGGAACGATTGACGCCAACACGTATTTTATTCGGCTTGTATCCGTTATGTTTTGTAGGGCTCTCTATTTTATTAAAGTGTTGTTTCAAGCAGTGGACATGGGCGAATAAATTCATCCTTTTTCTCGTCTATGTTTTATCAAATATAGCCATCTTTTTTTATATTAAAGGTGGCCTTATTCCGATTGGAACGATGGAACGTGCCCTCGGAATAAGTGTGTTTTCAGGTTTGCAATTCAAACAATGGATACGTCTCATCCTCATTCCAAACACATTTACCATCATTTATGTCCTACTCGTCTTCCTTATTTTATATGTACCA from Bacillus sp. (in: firmicutes) harbors:
- a CDS encoding helix-turn-helix domain-containing protein → MTRDEIILLISEKLKLIRTEANYTQDKMAEIIGISKKTLVQIEKGRIEASWTVVIAVCAIFRESTIVQNTLGGDPLEVIETVVREGIDYRKEKTLGGKVWWREIERKNGYVLQQNVISQHYRILDDENYRIYSSFSKEGAFKRLDELVLDERKE